The DNA sequence GCTTTGTTAGCATTATATCATTTTATCAGTGTCTATCTAATTGTTGTTATGTAGcacaaaagagaagaaaaaaatgctcCATACTAGTCAGATTTTCCCGCGGTACACAACATGTGCTCTTAATTACAACTAATATTTTTTTCcgagaatataaattttttaaaattatgtggATTTTATTCTGATATTATATAATATAGTAGAAAAAATTTACGTAGTTAAactatttctataaaaaaaatagcaaGAGACAAAAATTTTTATCGGCTAAAAGGATTAGAATCtctgtaaataaaaaaatcaaataataaattgtttagttattatttttatcttttactaaaaattaattttaatatttattatctaaaaattacaaaatttaatggttgtacttttatatttgattaaatattaagtttgttacacaaattaaaataattaattttcatgtatattatttaaaaacataatttttctctctctaattagatattagtataaaaaaattatattaatagttataaaattaatttatttttttaaacaattgaatgttgattctaattattaatcacaacattagtattgtattcaaattatatgtaataaatatttgaaggaagagaaataaaaaaatatatttaaaaagttaaacattgaaaatttgaaactaaataaaaaattttaaaaatatgtatataataataatattttttatgtaaataatattataggatgttttttattatatttaattataaatttaatgtattttttataatttcatgatttatttaaattatattaatttattaattttatttttggtagaataaaaatatagaaaaagatagagaatgagagagaaaagaaagagaaagataaagaagaaggagagagtgTGTGTTTgttcatttgaaaaaaaattattttaattataatgaaagAATATCTCATGACATATTTTAGtttgttaaattagtaatataatataaattataagttatatatagagtgagaaggatcgaaaaaatagaaaaagaagaaagatagataagatgatataaaatttttttattaattttagaaaaaaatattttatctcaattttaACGAAAGAATATtatataacatattttaattattaaattagtaatataatagagattttatgtaaaaaaaaaaaaaagaaaaatgctccATACAAGTATACAACCAACGCTGGTCAGATTTTGCCGCGGTACACAAGTGTTTTTAATACCAATTTTTGAAGGGGAAAAAAACATTACACTGTCATTTAGAGTCTTTAATCttcatttaaaattgaaaaaagtcTTTTATTGAGACAAccttttctcattttaaatctcTAGCAATAAACAGGAAACACTAGACTTTTtgatgagtaaagtatcgtttttgtcacgtttgggataagtcttatttgtgtctctaacgtttaaatcgtcctatttgtgtccttaacgtttataaaaatgattcaatgttatcctactatcaattatactaacaaatcagattatatttttcaattattttcacttggatgtattcattctcaattaggtctcacttggatgtgttcgattttaatattatacccactatttatgtttagattcaattatgtccctagaaaaacgaattatgtaaatattgtaggaattagtttcaacatttgatgagctatttttcggagtagatcatcgattttatcccagacatttgtattctaacttcaaaaagagatttttaaaactcaaactaaagtgctcatgatgtgtaattgacaacaggataatattgaatcacttttacaaacgttagggatacaaataggacgatttaaacgttagggacacaaataggatttaccccaaacgttggggacaaaaacaatactttactcaacTTTTGATTGATCATCCTAGTCAATCTCACAGTTAACACTCATAATCTATGACATACACCAAAAGATTGGagacgctgacacgtgatggtatttaggtgtgtctaagCGTGTTccggtgaaaatttttttattttttattaagacacggtttggACACAACAAACACGCATGTCGGACGAGTGTCGCAATTCAacgaagtgtccgtgcttcatagctcataattaatttctttattttttttaccgaAAATATAGAGACTCAAACCCGCAAtctcttaattgaatatggaaaaattatgccatttgaactattatTTCTTGGcataattaatttctttattgCTAATAAACAGTAACACataattcaatttattttcatgTACATGGACAtatgaacaataataataataacaacaacggAAAAAATCGCTATCCCTTGGTTTTCATGAAATGGTAAAAGTGACCTATCACCGTTCATATATAATCATTGATCCATGACTTGTAATCTTTTTATTCATAAGAaatgtatatattattacttattagaacaaaataataaaaagtaggAGATACTTTCCTTTCCTTACGTTGAAAAGCCAAAATTGTGTTTGTGACCTACCCCAAACCTAAGAAGACAATTTACTTGTAAAATGGTTAATTCCAACAGAATCTCTCACACACCAAAAGAAACAAACAACGACATATGCTAATCCCAAAAAATTTCATCAACGGGTCCATGGAATCCAGGCCCCACCACCACCGTCCGATCCCCCGAATCAGAAACCATTAGAATCAATCCGTACCGTATAAGAGGGGCTCCGCTCATTCATGGGCCCCACTTCACGTGCACTGCCTGCCATAACCTTCCAACTCACATACACTGCTCCCATAATTTCCCCCCAAAACCGAACCTTTTTTGTGCAATTTTTTTAGGTTAAATATATGATCAAATTACTAATTTTGTCTCAACATTTAAGTCCAACtcactattttattttaaatatttttctctctttttttctttagtCAAAATTCAAAGTCTTTTTTCTAAGATGGTCTCTTCCAATCACTTtgttcttttaaaatattatatgcgTTATTTTTTACGAATATTatgtttgtatatttttatttttttatattaagaacgtttgacataaaatttatgtttgaaaatataaaaaatattaaaaaaacaaatatttaaattaatcttcaataaattttaaataagatatttgatcttcaataaatttttattgttttaaattttttaagacaAATTTgtcattttataaaaaaagattaatttatcttataaaaatatttattgaaaatctaattatcataattaattctgttaagaatttatttatctaatatatttattatataataagaaaacaaatacattaaaaataaaaaatatgttaattatgactgtttttagttttcaaattatgACTCTAAATACTTTCGTTGGGTAATTGGGGAGcagtttttaattaaatttccgTGTTatacaaacatataataattttttgttgttgttaaacATATAATAAATCATTGTGATATTTGTaagaaaatttaaatcttttactGGACCTtaagaatatttaaaaattgttaaagtGGAAATACCTtggggaaaaacaaaaaaaagaagaaaacacttTACACAAAACCAGCAAAAGAATCAAAGTTGTGAAAGTTTCTTTAATTACAGAGATCCGAATATTTGATGGGCGAAGAATTCACGCTTCCCAACGGTTTGAAACTTGGAACTTTGGAACAAAATTCTTTTCCCTCAACAATCAATTTCCCGTTTTGTAACCATCACAATTTTTAATTCTCTCTCTAAATTTAATACTATTTCTTCACATTTACCgcgttttcttcttctctctcttcacaAAATTTTCCCATCCAAACCAAAACGAATCTAACCACCGGAGAATTCTCATTTCTCAATTTTGCACTGCGCCATCGTTTTCAGTAAGCAGTAACTCAAttgaagaaaagaaggaagaagaaaaagaagaaaacctcCTTTTACTTGCATAcgcttttttgtttttattctctcTAACTCTCTATTGTCCTCGTTAATCTCACCGTCACGCGCTGCCGCGTATTTCGTCACCGTTTAATCACCGAAAGCAAGCTACCTGATTGGAGCCTTTGGTTTGAAACTTGAAACGGACGGTTACATTGCAAGTTGTGCCGCTTTTCTCAGCTGAATCAGTTAGTTTCTTCATCTATGTGTGGTGGTGGAAGGAGGATTAGGAGGAGCATAGGCTTTGTCGCTGCCATAGCTGGATGTGCATCGGGTGCAGGATAAATGCGCTACACCGGGGATCTAGGGTTTTCGAGCCTGGTCCTTTTGGTGCTGTTGCTGCTGCTGATTTGTCTTGTTTTTCCGGCGATCGGATTCTTTTATGTCCGCCGTAAATGGCGGATTTCAGTGGCTAGGAAGGAAGAGATCAGGAGGCTTCTGATTTTGGCTGCTGAGGAAACTGCCAGGGCCGAGAGAGAGTCCACGTATGGTTACGGTGCCGCGGTGGAAACCGCCGTCAAGAGCAATCAGTGTGCCGTGTGCTTTGTTCCCGCCACCGCACGCTGCGCTCAGTGCAAATCGGTTCGCTACTGGTGAGTTCATCTTCCATTTCTCTTCTATGCTCTTCATTTTTTTGCTAGCTGTTCAAagatgttttgttttgttttgttttgttgccTTGTGAACTTGTTGAATGATCCATTCTGTATAACTTGGTTTTCCtctgtgattttattttatttgtggaCTTTACCGTATGCGTAAGATGTCTGTGTTATATACATTTTGGTATCATGTGTTTCAGTTCGTTTGAGTGTCAAACTCTTCATTGGCGCCAAGGGCACAAATTGGAATGCCGTCTGCAAAGAATCCTTCGGCAGAGTGATGTAGTTAGTGATCTTGGCAACAAGGCAACCGAGCAAGAATTCTCTAGAATCGCTGACCAGAAGTCTGAAATTGCAGGTGCAGAGCATGAAGCGTCCAGTGAAAACCAACAAACTTCAGTCGCTGGTGTTTCTTCTAAAGTTTTATATGGAAAAAATGAAAATGTAAGAGATGAGTGCCTTGCAGGGGGAACTATAACAGATTCTAATTCTGAGTtgtcaagtaactctttttctggcTTCTCAGCTTCTCCAAGTGCTAGTGAATCATCTGATGACTCCTCTATTTGTGAGAGTGTTATATCAAACGAGCATGACCAATCTGATGGACCGATTTTTGTTGATTCAACACTTGACGTTCCAGATAGCACTTCAAGTGACAGTAGCATGGTTGTAGCTATGTCTTCATCACCCAAATTTGCCAGTTTGGTTGAATCAGTTGATGGTTTTTCGACAATGCGTAAATTAAATGAAAGTAGATCTGGTCTTTGTAAAGAAGAAGGAAAACTTGCAAAAAATGGTACTTCAGGTTCAGGTATGCTGAAGGGGGCAACAATCAAGCCTTCCATAGTGTCTTCCGGGTTCTGGGATAGAACTCTTGGCACAACTGGGATTGAAGAAGATGTCAACAGTGACACTTCTCCATCCCATTCGGATGAATCCACTCACAATACAGGATCTGATTCTCAGTCATTTCGCTTTTCGTTTAGTTCCATCGCTCTTATGCAAGCGCAAGATAGTGAGGCAAAGAATTTTGTATCTGATAATGCTTCTCCCAATACTGTTGGGGACAATGTGCCTTGCTCAGGATCAGCATCAACGGAGAATGACAGAGATACAGTGAATTCTTCAAAGGCTACAAATCTTAAATTCATGAACAGCAAAGATTCCATACTTCCAAACCCTGCTGCTGCCCCTGTTTATGAATCTGATCAATTGGAATCTAAAGGCAGCTCTGTGCAACCCTTATCTTGTCTCTACCCACCATCCCCCAGTCCTAGCAAAGGTTCAGGTTGTGCAGATTCTTTGAACGTCCATAACTTGCAATCGTATATTTCTATGGCATCAAATCGTGTTGTAGGAAACCATGGCATCAATTCTAAGTCTGCTGAAATTAGATGCCTGACACGTGACCTTGATTCTAATTTAGTCTGTAGAACTGATGCTCACTCAAATTCCAGTACAAAACATGTGAATAATGGTAATCAATCTGCCACTAGTACGTCGTCTGGGGGTGTTAGCTGTTCTGCAAATTCTAAGAGTGGCTTGAAATCATCTGTTTTAAAAGTTGTTGATCAGTTCCGAGGATCAAATTTCTCAAAGCAGTTTCCACTAGTTTGGAATGATACCGCAGGAAAACAAAGTGATAAGGTTCTTTCTTGAACAAAtttctatttatttgtttatttttatatgttcTTTTGTGCCTTGTGCAATTTTATCTTACATTTACAGATGTTGCAGGGTCTTTTTCCTTATGAATTGTTTGTCAAGATTTATAACTCGAACAAGGGGGAGTTTAGCCCATTTGGTCTTATAAATTGTGGGAACAGGTAATTTGAAATGATTTGTTTGCTAGAAACATTTGATAAGATAATTAGTTCAAAGAGCTtgtttgttcatttatttttGCAGCTGTTATGCCAATGCTGTACTCCAGTGCTTAGTATTTACACCACCCCTGACTGCATATTTTCTTCAAGGACTACATTCTACAGCATGTATGTAAGCAAATCAGTTTTTCCATTGGAATCATCTGCATGCCATATTTCTTGAATATTATCTTCTGTAACCCATTAATAGGGTTAAACAATTCTATGCAAATTTCAGGTGcaaataaaaaatgtttcaaCTGTGAGTTTGAAAGTTTGATTTTGAAGTCAAAGGATACAAAATATCCACTCTCTCCTAAGGGCATACTCTCCCAACTAAGGAGAACTGGAAGTCAACTTGGTAATggcaaagaagaagatgcacatgaATTTCTAAGGTAAACCCTTTTGTAAGTGTAACCACATAATTCTTGTCCTGTAATTCATTTCAGATTAAGGAATCTGGTGTTATACTCAACAGGCATGCCATTGACACAATGCAATCTGTTTGCCTTATGGATGCTGGGGTTGATGTATGTGGTTCATTGGAAGAGGACACTACTTTAATTGGTCTAACATTTGGGGGTTACCTTAGATCAAAGgtaatttatgtttatatattgaAATCTACTAAACTATTATGTTTTTCCCCCTTTCCTGTGTTATAATGCACCAATACAGTGTTGCCATGCTTTTGCAATAGATAAATTCCTCATTTTAAGatccattaattcaaataatgtgGAGAGTAAACATGCACCTCATACTTTGCAGATAAAATGCATGAAATGTGGAGGAAAATCTGAACGTCAGGAAAGGATGATGGATCTTACCGTTGAGATAGAAGGGGACATAGCAACCCTGCAGGAAGCTCTTCGACGATTTACAAGTACCGAGTCTTTGGATGGAGAAAATAAGTACCACTGTGTCAGGTTGGTTGGTCCTAGAGTGGCCTTTTTAAAAGTTTCAGTGTTGTTATATAATAGGAACTTGAATTCTGTTTTAAGATATAAATACTAGTTCCTTAAATCAGTGTAGACATTTGTAATCCTGCAAAAAAGGATTAAGTCCTAAAAAATGTTTGAactttaaaaagagaaagtcacTCCTAGAGTCTCTGCACATATGGAAGCTCTAGCTAGCCTTCTCCCATGCTTGCAGAATCTTGTTTGGTGTACAAGTGTTTTTAACATTGGCATTTTATGTGGATTCTGGATTACTAAGGCTTTGGTATGTTATTTGGCTTACTAACGTTTTTTTGGCATTTTTGCTTTTATTGTTCAAATTGCTTGTGCTCAAAGTTAGTTTTCTATATTATTAATGTAACCTCTCCATTTGAAGATGTAAATCTTATGAGAAGGCCAAGAAGAAGCTGACCATTTCTGAGGCACCTAATGTTCTtacaattgcattaaagagattTCAGGTACTTTATGTCTTAAATTCAAAGTATAATATGTTATTACCTTCATTTGTGCTGTCTATATGCAGATAGTACATTAAATTTGTTACATTTGTCTTGCAGTCAGGAAAGTTTGGGAAGCTTAACAAGCCTATCCAGTTTCCTAAAACTCTTGACTTGGCTCCTTTCATGAGTGGGACTAGTGATAAATCACCTATATACAGACTGTATGGTGTAGTTGTTCACTTGGATATCATGAATGCTGCCTTTTCTGGTCACTATGTGAGCTATGTGAAGAATAGTCAAAACAAGTGGTTCAAGGTTGATGACAGTGTGGTAAGTCCCTCAGTTTCCATTTGTTTGCATATATCCTGAAGACATATCTCTTGGCTTGGTTTTACAGGTACTTGCTAGATTCCCACACCAAATTAGTAATATGTAGCCTTGGTTCCACCACTTGTAACATCATAAATCTGTGACCGATATATATCATTTGTTCTTTATTATTGTGAATAAAAGTATATCTGCATAGGCTTGGTTGAATTCTGTGACAAAATCTTCTATCGTAAAATCATATGACAATCATTTGGTCTGGATAAAACTGTTCCAAGGTTTATCGACAAGCAGGTTTTCAAATCATTTCTAAActttaaaacaaataattttatttcattattacTTACTATTCAAACCTGTCAGATGCACCTAACAAAGTTTCTTCATATGCAATTTTGGTTTGTTTGGCAGGATTTATTAACCAATTGTGCGAGTATATTGTACTTCATTTTAACCATGTCCTTTATGTCTTGTAGGTGACACCTGTTGAGGTGGAGAGAGTCTTAACAAAAGGATCATATATGCTTTTTTATGCAAGGTAACCCTTCTGGTGTTATTTTTCTGGTGCATCTTGTGCAAGCAATGTTCCTTTTTACTAACAATTGCCTCTAGTGCGCTTCTCTCACCATCTGATTCCCTCTGTAGGTGTTCACCCAAGGCCCCAAGATCAATCAGAGGCAAGACATTGTCCCCAGAATCAAAAGGCAAAGTAACCGGAAAGACCGCAACGAAAACTCGGAATGTATCTATAACTTCTGGTCCTGCTGAATATATCAGTAGTCCAGATGGTTCACCCACCTTGGACTCCTTCTATTCAAAGTTTCACCACCTGAAGAGAGTTTTAGAAGATGACTCGTCAAGTGACAATTCATCGCTAATCAGCAGCAATTCCGACTTAGGTTCTTGCAGCACCGATAGCACTCATGATTCGACTACCACAGATGAGTTCTCCAATTATATTTTCGGTGATTCAAGGGTCGGCTGGGGTAGCCCATGGAGGAACTCCGAATCCGACACCTCATCCTCCacctcttcctcatcttctccCCTGAACTTCAGGCATTCACCCCTAGCCGATGTGGACCGATATGATTCAGTTTCTCATGGTTCAAGTGCAGATATAGATGGCAATTTGTACAGGAACAAAATGGGGCATGCAGAAAGAAAAGGAGGTGTTGTGCCTCTCTCACATTCAGACACTCTACACCATAGGAAGTTAGAAAGTACTAGGATTAGCAGCAACAGTAATTTTAGGGATACTAACTCTCATCAGAGACTAGGATCTAACCATTTTAATGGCATAAGCTCTGGTGCACCTTGTAGAAAACCAAGGGACAGAAcggattgaaaaatttatttagttttaatctATAGGTAGGCCGGTGCAGTATATAATGAGGGATAGTCTACCATTTATGTAATGTACTCAAAAGATGGCGTTCTTATAGAAAGGAATTAGCCATCAACATTTTGCTTGTCACTTAAATAGATGTAGTAGGTATATAGATTAATTACTGTAACTAATAAGTCTTATCATTCCATTTTTCTGAAAGAAAAACTTGAACACGTGAATCAATAAGATTGTAATATGATAATCCTATTCTGTTAACTTGTTTTTAGGTCAAATAGAaactagttatatatatatatatatatatatatattttaaagattAGAGTTTTTTAAAATGAAGAAATTGGTAGAGTAAGAAAAagtaaaggtatatatatatatatatatatatatatatatatatatatatatatatatatatatattttaaagattAGGGTTTTCTAAAATGAAGAAATTGGTAGAGTAAGAAAAAGTAaaggatttaattatttttgaattaaaatagtagattttatatataatagaagtaatAAATTCAATGGTGATTAAActattgtttttttaattttaccaattttttattttaaaggtttttatcatatttaaaatattattctttcTGAAGTGTTTatacctatttatttattttttctttcaaatatatTTCACTCTTGGCAATAACAAGTTAACAACTGACGTATACTATTTGTGAATTAAATCATTGTTatagttatttaaatatttttgtttggaCCATGAGgtgttttaatttttagaatttagcTAGCAGGTTAAGATGATCAATTGAAAAAGTTTTTATAAAAcatgtaaattttaaataaataatgtatttgttatgtatttattaaaataaaaaataaaaaatagtataatctTAACATATATCTTAAATTCTCAACTTTTAGGATAAATATTAgctaaattctaatttttgtttgtttatttgtttggacCATGGAACATGAGTTGGTGGTATTGGTATTTCATTACATCAATCTGCAATGAAATAATCCAAGCCAACATGGCTTGAGATGAAGTTcgttaaaataatcaaattgaaATTGATAAGGCAGATAGGGTCTACAGAGGATGTAGttgatgataaattgataatagAACAAAAGAGAGTGATGGAACGGATACAAAGGGTGAGACAACTTTGTTCCTGTAATAAAATCCAACTCAACAAAGTGCAATCCCTTTTCGGTTCTGTATTCAAATTACTTCAcaatattgaaaaaattaaaggGACAACCTGTGTCCATGCCCTACTCTTTGTACTTTCTACTAAACACACGTATCATTAATTCTTGGCCCTACCCATTATTCCAGGTTTCCCATATCaatgtttttctttaaattactACAAACAATTTACTTCAGTTTGATTTTTAAGCATAGAAAAAACACTGATGCTACATGACTAATTAGCAGTTTAGCACAATAAAAATTAGTTGAATAAGAAAGAGGAGACacataaaagaaagaagaaaaaagactTGAATAAACTTAATGATAAAAATAGCAAGTATTTCTCTTAATATGTTC is a window from the Arachis hypogaea cultivar Tifrunner chromosome 17, arahy.Tifrunner.gnm2.J5K5, whole genome shotgun sequence genome containing:
- the LOC112766046 gene encoding ubiquitin carboxyl-terminal hydrolase 16; the protein is MRYTGDLGFSSLVLLVLLLLLICLVFPAIGFFYVRRKWRISVARKEEIRRLLILAAEETARAERESTYGYGAAVETAVKSNQCAVCFVPATARCAQCKSVRYCSFECQTLHWRQGHKLECRLQRILRQSDVVSDLGNKATEQEFSRIADQKSEIAGAEHEASSENQQTSVAGVSSKVLYGKNENVRDECLAGGTITDSNSELSSNSFSGFSASPSASESSDDSSICESVISNEHDQSDGPIFVDSTLDVPDSTSSDSSMVVAMSSSPKFASLVESVDGFSTMRKLNESRSGLCKEEGKLAKNGTSGSGMLKGATIKPSIVSSGFWDRTLGTTGIEEDVNSDTSPSHSDESTHNTGSDSQSFRFSFSSIALMQAQDSEAKNFVSDNASPNTVGDNVPCSGSASTENDRDTVNSSKATNLKFMNSKDSILPNPAAAPVYESDQLESKGSSVQPLSCLYPPSPSPSKGSGCADSLNVHNLQSYISMASNRVVGNHGINSKSAEIRCLTRDLDSNLVCRTDAHSNSSTKHVNNGNQSATSTSSGGVSCSANSKSGLKSSVLKVVDQFRGSNFSKQFPLVWNDTAGKQSDKGLFPYELFVKIYNSNKGEFSPFGLINCGNSCYANAVLQCLVFTPPLTAYFLQGLHSTACANKKCFNCEFESLILKSKDTKYPLSPKGILSQLRRTGSQLGNGKEEDAHEFLRHAIDTMQSVCLMDAGVDVCGSLEEDTTLIGLTFGGYLRSKIKCMKCGGKSERQERMMDLTVEIEGDIATLQEALRRFTSTESLDGENKYHCVRCKSYEKAKKKLTISEAPNVLTIALKRFQSGKFGKLNKPIQFPKTLDLAPFMSGTSDKSPIYRLYGVVVHLDIMNAAFSGHYVSYVKNSQNKWFKVDDSVVTPVEVERVLTKGSYMLFYARCSPKAPRSIRGKTLSPESKGKVTGKTATKTRNVSITSGPAEYISSPDGSPTLDSFYSKFHHLKRVLEDDSSSDNSSLISSNSDLGSCSTDSTHDSTTTDEFSNYIFGDSRVGWGSPWRNSESDTSSSTSSSSSPLNFRHSPLADVDRYDSVSHGSSADIDGNLYRNKMGHAERKGGVVPLSHSDTLHHRKLESTRISSNSNFRDTNSHQRLGSNHFNGISSGAPCRKPRDRTD